Genomic DNA from Marinobacter sp. MDS2:
GTTCGATACCTTCCACTTCCAGAAACTTCGCTTCAGATAGCGGCGTTTGGTCGTCATCGTCTCTGTCGATCAACGTACTGTTCGTAATCCGAACCCGAACACCTCCAACATTCAGCTCGTTTTCTGCCGACCCTTCAAACGGGGGCAGCACAGCGGCTTCAACTTCCGCATTGCCTTCGTAGAGTTCTATTTCTTCGGCATGCAGTCGGCCAGACTTGATTTCACCTTCCACCTGAACCAGCAGGCCGTCAGCAATGCGTGAACGGGCAAAATCATCGAACTCGGTGTCGTTGTCATAAACAACCTGCACGCCGTTCAGTGAAAAGGTGGAGCCGGACACATTCAAAGACTGCACCGGGCCGGTTATTTCAATTTCGCCCCCTTCGTCACCCAGGAATCGACGGTCATCGGAGAAACGAATTTCGGCTGCGGTGACATCGCCGCCCTCGGAGAGGAAGCGGCCTTCCACCTCAACCAATGCACCTTTCACGATGTCGTTGATCGTGAGGTCACCAGGATAACTTACGTTCTGACCACCACGAATCCATTGATCGCCAATCCGGAACTTGTCTAACTGAACCTCGTCGATTCGCCCTTCCAATTCCAAGGGGAAGTCAGAGCCTGTGGTGACACTGCCTATGTAACTGGCGCGGTATCCGTTTGCCGTGCGCCAGGCGCTGACCCGAACCTTCATGCCTTCGGTGAGTTTGCCCCCGGTAACACGTAGCACGGTGCGGCTGTCGTAGTTGATGCTTTGCCCCAAAATACGGAAGCTGCCCGGTGTACCGGCGCTTTCGTCTGGCAGTACAATATCGGTCACCGGCCCGCGGAAGGTGTCGTCGTATTTCAGCGCTTCGGCTTTGCCGGAGCCGTCTTTATTCCACTCCCCTTCGATCCTTAGAATCATGCCTTTTTCAAGGTCACTTTCGGTCGAAATTCCGTCGTTGCTCTCAACGCGCTGGTTTACGATGTCGCGGGTTTCAAACTTCACGCCGTTTACAAACACGCTGCCAAAACCGGATACAGGGCCAACGCTGGAGCCAGTGCCGCGAATGCCACCGTCAGCGATATTCGTACCGCCACCGCCGCCACAGGCAGCCAGAACGCCGAGCGCGATTGGGGTGAGCATCAGCGTCAGACGCTTTTTAATGGATACCGGGTTCATTTGGGTCTCCTGCCAGCGGTTCAGGCTGGTGATGGTCATCAGATAAGGTGGAATCAGCAGCGCTGCGGGCCTGAATCGGATCTTCAAAATAAAACACCCCCACCCCGGTGCGCACCCGGTCTGTGTTGCTGTTAGAGGGGTGTTGCGAGACATCCTGGTCGTAAGGTGCCAGCCACTGGTCTAGTTCTTCCAGCAATCGCTGCGATTTCTCGGCCGCAAACTGTTGCCAGCGTTCGATCACGTCTGCGGGGATGTTGTCGTAGGTGAGTGTTCTTTGAAACAGTGGTGCCCGGCCGGGCTGGCTTTCGGTTAGGTTGTGATCAATCGTTGCCACCAGATCCGAGACGTCTTCTCCGAAGATCTGCAGCATTTCTTCGCTATCGCCCGCCGGCACGTATGCGCGTTTCTGAAGGTGCAACTTGCCGGTTTGTTCATCGGCCGAAACTACACCTACGCGAAACAACTCGTCCAAAACAGCTCGAGGCGGCATATCGCCACTGTATTTGCGTACTAGCTCGGTGAAGCTGCCTTCACCTTCAAAGGGCAGCATGGCAGGTTGGCCGTCAGCCGATTGAAAAGCAGCATCCCGAACCCAACCAGACACCACGCGGGAAGCACGGTTGGCGTGGGAACGGCGTTCGCTGCCGGAGTGTTCGCCGGCCAGTAAATCGCGCTGTCGTTTAACTTCTTTGCGGGTGAGCCCCGTCATCACGGCGGCTCTGGAATCGGTTGGCTTGCGTCGCCCATCGGCAAAGTCTTCGAGGGCTGCCTCCACATAAGCACGCTTCACCAGATCAGCAAATTCGCTGAACGGTACACCGTTGCGCAACAGCAATCGGGCCAGAG
This window encodes:
- a CDS encoding DUF5666 domain-containing protein, yielding MNPVSIKKRLTLMLTPIALGVLAACGGGGGTNIADGGIRGTGSSVGPVSGFGSVFVNGVKFETRDIVNQRVESNDGISTESDLEKGMILRIEGEWNKDGSGKAEALKYDDTFRGPVTDIVLPDESAGTPGSFRILGQSINYDSRTVLRVTGGKLTEGMKVRVSAWRTANGYRASYIGSVTTGSDFPLELEGRIDEVQLDKFRIGDQWIRGGQNVSYPGDLTINDIVKGALVEVEGRFLSEGGDVTAAEIRFSDDRRFLGDEGGEIEITGPVQSLNVSGSTFSLNGVQVVYDNDTEFDDFARSRIADGLLVQVEGEIKSGRLHAEEIELYEGNAEVEAAVLPPFEGSAENELNVGGVRVRITNSTLIDRDDDDQTPLSEAKFLEVEGIEQKDANGDFSYVEALNIEIESEDNGEYELTGQLTTDDPNAKILTVLGVKITYDQNVGSENEGWRDCTVVSVEYQKVTDGFQATGIECDD
- a CDS encoding DUF6502 family protein; translated protein: MTTTNTNPLNKALYRILRPLARLLLRNGVPFSEFADLVKRAYVEAALEDFADGRRKPTDSRAAVMTGLTRKEVKRQRDLLAGEHSGSERRSHANRASRVVSGWVRDAAFQSADGQPAMLPFEGEGSFTELVRKYSGDMPPRAVLDELFRVGVVSADEQTGKLHLQKRAYVPAGDSEEMLQIFGEDVSDLVATIDHNLTESQPGRAPLFQRTLTYDNIPADVIERWQQFAAEKSQRLLEELDQWLAPYDQDVSQHPSNSNTDRVRTGVGVFYFEDPIQARSAADSTLSDDHHQPEPLAGDPNEPGIH